The proteins below come from a single Rhodanobacteraceae bacterium genomic window:
- the gspF gene encoding type II secretion system inner membrane protein GspF — translation MPAFEYQALDQAGRTHKGVLQGDTPKAVRQVLRDQGLVPLEMSEVREQAPRREFKELFGRGIAASDLAVLTRQWATLVRAGLPLDEALSALAEQSGDARAQRMLVAVRSKLMEGRTLADCLGDFPESFPELYRSAVAAGEQSGKLDRVLERLAGFLEERQQIGQRVIAALIYPALLSLVAFAIVAGLLGYVVPQVVGVFEQLQTELPWPTRMLLAMSAFVRTFGPWLLMAAVAALVAFRLALARPAFRSRWHALLMRVPLIGQLLRAQDTARFSRTLSIATAASVPLLEALRLGSATLTLLPLREAISAAIARVREGGSLSRALAESGRFPPLLTRLVGSGEKSGELEPMLDHAADLQEKQVQGALGAFVAILEPLLIVVMGALVLFMVLAILLPIFEMNQIIR, via the coding sequence ATGCCCGCTTTCGAATACCAGGCGCTGGATCAGGCCGGTCGCACCCACAAGGGCGTGCTTCAGGGAGACACGCCCAAGGCCGTGCGCCAGGTGTTGCGCGATCAGGGGCTGGTGCCGCTGGAGATGTCCGAAGTCCGCGAACAGGCGCCACGGCGCGAGTTCAAGGAGTTGTTCGGGCGCGGCATTGCGGCCTCGGACCTCGCCGTGCTGACGCGGCAGTGGGCGACGTTGGTCCGTGCCGGCCTGCCGCTGGACGAGGCGCTGTCGGCGCTGGCCGAACAGAGCGGTGATGCCCGCGCCCAGCGCATGCTGGTGGCGGTGCGTTCCAAGTTGATGGAAGGCCGCACCCTGGCCGATTGTCTGGGCGACTTCCCGGAGAGCTTCCCCGAGCTCTACCGCTCGGCGGTGGCGGCCGGCGAGCAGTCGGGCAAGCTTGATCGGGTGCTCGAACGCCTGGCCGGATTCCTCGAAGAGCGCCAGCAGATCGGCCAGCGCGTGATCGCCGCCCTGATCTATCCGGCGCTGCTGTCGCTGGTGGCCTTCGCCATCGTGGCCGGCTTGCTGGGTTATGTGGTGCCGCAGGTGGTTGGCGTGTTCGAACAACTGCAGACCGAGTTGCCCTGGCCTACGCGCATGTTGCTGGCGATGAGTGCCTTCGTGCGCACTTTCGGGCCGTGGTTGCTGATGGCCGCCGTGGCCGCGCTGGTGGCCTTCAGACTGGCGCTGGCGCGACCGGCTTTCCGCAGCCGCTGGCACGCCTTGCTGATGCGGGTGCCCCTGATCGGCCAGTTGCTGCGGGCCCAGGACACGGCGCGCTTCTCGCGGACGCTGTCGATTGCTACCGCCGCCTCGGTGCCCTTGCTGGAAGCGCTGCGTCTGGGCTCCGCCACGCTGACCTTGCTGCCGCTGCGAGAAGCCATCAGCGCCGCCATCGCCCGCGTGCGCGAGGGCGGCAGCCTGAGCCGGGCGCTGGCCGAAAGCGGACGTTTTCCACCGCTGCTGACGCGACTGGTGGGCAGCGGCGAGAAGAGCGGCGAACTGGAACCCATGCTCGATCACGCTGCCGATCTGCAGGAAAAACAGGTGCAGGGCGCCCTGGGCGCCTTCGTTGCCATCCTCGAACCGCTGCTGATCGTGGTCATGGGCGCACTGGTGCTGTTCATGGTGCTGGCCATCCTGCTGCCGATCTTCGAGATGAATCAGATCATTCGCTGA
- a CDS encoding GTP cyclohydrolase I, with product MPKKLPAAAAATASAAESSASERIRARILASGQRFNANDNIAAFIEPGELDELLTEVQQQMAGVLRTLVIDTDSDHNTQDTARRVAKMYLNEVFRGRYVAAPPVTEFPNVEQLNELMIVGPITVRSACSHHFCPILGKVWIGVMPNEHSNLIGLSKYARLTEWVMSRPQIQEEAVTQLSSLLYDMMQPDGLALVMEADHFCMHWRGVKDMDSKMINSVMRGSFLKDANLRREFLSLLNRNKS from the coding sequence ATGCCCAAGAAGTTGCCCGCCGCGGCTGCTGCCACAGCCTCCGCTGCCGAGTCCTCGGCCTCGGAACGCATTCGAGCGCGTATCCTGGCCTCCGGTCAGCGCTTCAATGCCAATGACAACATCGCCGCGTTCATCGAACCGGGCGAGCTGGATGAGTTGCTGACCGAAGTCCAGCAGCAGATGGCCGGGGTCTTGCGCACGCTGGTGATCGACACCGACAGCGATCACAACACCCAGGACACGGCCCGGCGCGTGGCCAAGATGTATCTCAATGAGGTCTTCCGCGGGCGTTATGTGGCGGCACCGCCGGTCACCGAGTTTCCCAATGTCGAGCAGCTGAACGAGCTGATGATCGTCGGCCCGATCACGGTGCGCAGTGCCTGTTCGCATCATTTCTGCCCGATTCTGGGCAAGGTCTGGATCGGGGTGATGCCCAACGAGCATTCCAATCTGATCGGGCTGTCCAAGTACGCGCGCCTGACCGAGTGGGTGATGAGCCGGCCGCAGATCCAGGAGGAGGCCGTGACCCAGTTGTCCAGCCTGCTCTACGACATGATGCAGCCCGATGGCCTGGCGCTGGTGATGGAGGCCGACCATTTCTGCATGCACTGGCGCGGCGTCAAGGACATGGATTCGAAGATGATCAACAGCGTCATGCGTGGCTCATTCCTGAAGGACGCCAATTTGCGTCGGGAATTCCTGAGCCTGCTCAACCGCAACAAATCCTGA
- a CDS encoding BLUF domain-containing protein yields MLVRLLYASRTSAKLTPKMIEAILASSRKHNPESGITGILCHGGDVFLQVLEGGRDAVNALYNQITRDPRHEHVVILHYEEVTERRFAGWTMGQVNLAKINPSLLLKYSERAVLDPFAVSGKVSMALLEELIATASILGRAACHSGGEG; encoded by the coding sequence ATGTTGGTTCGTTTGCTGTACGCCAGTCGCACCAGTGCCAAGCTCACGCCGAAGATGATCGAAGCCATCCTGGCCTCGTCGCGCAAGCACAATCCCGAGAGTGGCATCACCGGCATCCTCTGCCACGGTGGCGATGTCTTCCTGCAGGTGCTGGAAGGCGGTCGCGACGCCGTCAATGCGCTGTACAACCAGATCACCCGGGACCCGCGCCACGAGCATGTAGTGATCCTGCATTACGAAGAGGTCACCGAGCGCCGTTTTGCCGGCTGGACCATGGGTCAGGTCAATCTGGCCAAGATCAACCCCTCGCTGCTGCTGAAATACTCGGAACGCGCAGTGCTTGACCCGTTTGCAGTATCGGGCAAGGTCTCGATGGCGCTGCTGGAAGAACTGATTGCCACCGCCTCGATCCTCGGTCGCGCCGCCTGCCACAGCGGTGGCGAAGGCTGA